One Gopherus flavomarginatus isolate rGopFla2 chromosome 13, rGopFla2.mat.asm, whole genome shotgun sequence DNA window includes the following coding sequences:
- the LOC127033743 gene encoding uncharacterized protein LOC127033743 isoform X3, protein MNMKSRHDADIALALSNIAKAQEKQQRHYAKRKTSKYGEITFEVGDSVLLLNARQRTRKGGVLESKYRGPYKIMSVEGKRVKLQTISGKQLGTMYSIAHLKPVKEPTTLAAESTSEGKTGTEIGVGDTEPETPTEEIREVDGTVSHDSKVENIEVTAIEKEEYIGQDVSNNDTSDADDSFDDMLTEEVEDKQWLLKVKLVMTSKHTERLEAKVRNIKLYGSSFHCLKPRSWISDEVIDAFLNCVVEKADGKVQAISSVVSTVILSGRATQMKVKIALMKKKELLIIDPLCDEIRYERTCLRNWRNFIKRLTSKSSSDWNSKIVQHPRQSDGHSCGPLILKFAETYLQHKDISTVETTQKANTAFRRHIAILLMKESAWRTTAYTATLLTVKKKVRIARWSSVILARGGHIYHALQKEPIKKTSHVRRKSTNARHVHSSLHYQKKKKAIKKTHCLTASCSKHNATQRNIFLCIHQIIINVFDVK, encoded by the exons ATGAATATGAAATCGAGACATGACGCTGACATTGCGCTGGCCCTAAGTAACATTGCTAAAgcacaagaaaaacaacaaagacaTTATGCTAAAAGAAAGACTTCTAAATATGGGGAAATAACATTTGAAGTTGGGGACTCTGTTCTGTTACTGAATGCTAGacagagaacaagaaaaggaGGAGTATTGGAATCTAAATATCGGGGACCATACAAAATTATGAGTGTTGAAGGTAAGAGAGTGAAATTACAAACCATCTCAGGGAAACAGTTAGGAACCATGTACAGTATTGCACACTTAAAACCAGTAAAAGAGCCAACAACATTAGCTGCTGAAAGCACATCAGAGGGAAAAACTGGAACTGAAATTGGAGTTGGTGACACTGAACCAGAAACACCCACGGAAGAGATTAGAGAAGTGGATGGCACTGTATCTCATGACAGCAAAGTGGAAAACATAGAGGTCACAGCAATAGAAAAAGAGGAATATATAGGGCAAGATGTGTCAAACAATGATACAAGTGATGCTGATGACAGTTTTGATGACATGCTTACAGAGGAAGTGGAAGACAAGCAATGGCTTCTGAAAG taAAATTGGTAATGAccagcaaacacacagagagactggAGGCCAAAGTGAGAAACATAAAATTGTATGGCTCTTCATTTCATTGCCTGAAACCGAGAAGCTGGATAAGTGATGAG GTTATTGATGCATTTTTGAACTGTGTAGTTGAGAAAGCAGATGGAAAG GTACAAGCCATCTCATCAGTAGTTTCCACTGTCATTCTCTCAGGCAGAGCTACACAAATGAAAGTGAAG ATAGCCTTGATGAAAAAAAAGGAATTGTTAATAATTGACCCCTTGTGTGATGAGATCAGATATGAAAGAACATGCCTGAGGAATTGGAG AAACTTCATCAAACGATTAACTAGTAAATCCTCATCTGATTGGAACAGTAAAATTGTGCAGCATCCCAGACAAAGTGATGGCCACAGCTGTGGACCACTCATCTTAAAG TTTGCAGAAACATATTTGCAGCACAAAGACATCAGTACAGTGGAAACAACACAGAAGGCTAATACTGCGTTTAGAAGACATATAGCAATTCTTCTAATGAAGGAGTCAG cgtGGAGGACTACTGCATATACTGCAACCTTATTGACTGTGAAAAAGAAAGTGAGGATTGCACGATG GTCCAGTGTGATTCTTGCAAGAGGTGGGCACATATACCATGCATTACAGAAGGAACCAATCAAGAAAACCTCACATGTGAGAAGAAAGAGTACAAATGCAAGACATGTGCATAGTTCACttcattaccaaaaaaaaaaaaaagcaataaagaAAACCCATTGTTTAACTGCCTCTTGTTCAAAACATAATGCAACCCAAAGAAATATATTTCTATGTATACATCAGATTATAATAAATGTTTTTGATGTTAAATAA
- the LOC127033743 gene encoding sentrin-specific protease 2-like isoform X5: MNMKSRHDADIALALSNIAKAQEKQQRHYAKRKTSKYGEITFEVGDSVLLLNARQRTRKGGVLESKYRGPYKIMSVEGKRVKLQTISGKQLGTMYSIAHLKPVKEPTTLAAESTSEGKTGTEIGVGDTEPETPTEEIREVDGTVSHDSKVENIEVTAIEKEEYIGQDVSNNDTSDADDSFDDMLTEEVEDKQWLLKVKLVMTSKHTERLEAKVRNIKLYGSSFHCLKPRSWISDEVIDAFLNCVVEKADGKVQAISSVVSTVILSGRATQMKVKSELLQNDILLLPYHTPGHWVLVIALMKKKELLIIDPLCDEIRYERTCLRNWRNFIKRLTSKSSSDWNSKIVQHPRQSDGHSCGPLILKFAETYLQHKDISTVETTQKANTAFRRHIAILLMKESESVEDYCIYCNLIDCEKESEDCTMVQCDSCKRWAHIPCITEGTNQENLTCEKKEYKCKTCA; this comes from the exons ATGAATATGAAATCGAGACATGACGCTGACATTGCGCTGGCCCTAAGTAACATTGCTAAAgcacaagaaaaacaacaaagacaTTATGCTAAAAGAAAGACTTCTAAATATGGGGAAATAACATTTGAAGTTGGGGACTCTGTTCTGTTACTGAATGCTAGacagagaacaagaaaaggaGGAGTATTGGAATCTAAATATCGGGGACCATACAAAATTATGAGTGTTGAAGGTAAGAGAGTGAAATTACAAACCATCTCAGGGAAACAGTTAGGAACCATGTACAGTATTGCACACTTAAAACCAGTAAAAGAGCCAACAACATTAGCTGCTGAAAGCACATCAGAGGGAAAAACTGGAACTGAAATTGGAGTTGGTGACACTGAACCAGAAACACCCACGGAAGAGATTAGAGAAGTGGATGGCACTGTATCTCATGACAGCAAAGTGGAAAACATAGAGGTCACAGCAATAGAAAAAGAGGAATATATAGGGCAAGATGTGTCAAACAATGATACAAGTGATGCTGATGACAGTTTTGATGACATGCTTACAGAGGAAGTGGAAGACAAGCAATGGCTTCTGAAAG taAAATTGGTAATGAccagcaaacacacagagagactggAGGCCAAAGTGAGAAACATAAAATTGTATGGCTCTTCATTTCATTGCCTGAAACCGAGAAGCTGGATAAGTGATGAG GTTATTGATGCATTTTTGAACTGTGTAGTTGAGAAAGCAGATGGAAAG GTACAAGCCATCTCATCAGTAGTTTCCACTGTCATTCTCTCAGGCAGAGCTACACAAATGAAAGTGAAG agtGAATTACTTCAAAATGATATATTATTGCTTCCTTACCACACACCAGGTCATTGGGTTCTTGTG ATAGCCTTGATGAAAAAAAAGGAATTGTTAATAATTGACCCCTTGTGTGATGAGATCAGATATGAAAGAACATGCCTGAGGAATTGGAG AAACTTCATCAAACGATTAACTAGTAAATCCTCATCTGATTGGAACAGTAAAATTGTGCAGCATCCCAGACAAAGTGATGGCCACAGCTGTGGACCACTCATCTTAAAG TTTGCAGAAACATATTTGCAGCACAAAGACATCAGTACAGTGGAAACAACACAGAAGGCTAATACTGCGTTTAGAAGACATATAGCAATTCTTCTAATGAAGGAGTCAG aaagcgtGGAGGACTACTGCATATACTGCAACCTTATTGACTGTGAAAAAGAAAGTGAGGATTGCACGATG GTCCAGTGTGATTCTTGCAAGAGGTGGGCACATATACCATGCATTACAGAAGGAACCAATCAAGAAAACCTCACATGTGAGAAGAAAGAGTACAAATGCAAGACATGTGCATAG
- the LOC127033743 gene encoding sentrin-specific protease 2-like isoform X1 has translation MNMKSRHDADIALALSNIAKAQEKQQRHYAKRKTSKYGEITFEVGDSVLLLNARQRTRKGGVLESKYRGPYKIMSVEGKRVKLQTISGKQLGTMYSIAHLKPVKEPTTLAAESTSEGKTGTEIGVGDTEPETPTEEIREVDGTVSHDSKVENIEVTAIEKEEYIGQDVSNNDTSDADDSFDDMLTEEVEDKQWLLKVKLVMTSKHTERLEAKVRNIKLYGSSFHCLKPRSWISDEVIDAFLNCVVEKADGKVQAISSVVSTVILSGRATQMKVKSELLQNDILLLPYHTPGHWVLVIALMKKKELLIIDPLCDEIRYERTCLRNWRNFIKRLTSKSSSDWNSKIVQHPRQSDGHSCGPLILKFAETYLQHKDISTVETTQKANTAFRRHIAILLMKESAWRTTAYTATLLTVKKKVRIARWSSVILARGGHIYHALQKEPIKKTSHVRRKSTNARHVHSSLHYQKKKKAIKKTHCLTASCSKHNATQRNIFLCIHQIIINVFDVK, from the exons ATGAATATGAAATCGAGACATGACGCTGACATTGCGCTGGCCCTAAGTAACATTGCTAAAgcacaagaaaaacaacaaagacaTTATGCTAAAAGAAAGACTTCTAAATATGGGGAAATAACATTTGAAGTTGGGGACTCTGTTCTGTTACTGAATGCTAGacagagaacaagaaaaggaGGAGTATTGGAATCTAAATATCGGGGACCATACAAAATTATGAGTGTTGAAGGTAAGAGAGTGAAATTACAAACCATCTCAGGGAAACAGTTAGGAACCATGTACAGTATTGCACACTTAAAACCAGTAAAAGAGCCAACAACATTAGCTGCTGAAAGCACATCAGAGGGAAAAACTGGAACTGAAATTGGAGTTGGTGACACTGAACCAGAAACACCCACGGAAGAGATTAGAGAAGTGGATGGCACTGTATCTCATGACAGCAAAGTGGAAAACATAGAGGTCACAGCAATAGAAAAAGAGGAATATATAGGGCAAGATGTGTCAAACAATGATACAAGTGATGCTGATGACAGTTTTGATGACATGCTTACAGAGGAAGTGGAAGACAAGCAATGGCTTCTGAAAG taAAATTGGTAATGAccagcaaacacacagagagactggAGGCCAAAGTGAGAAACATAAAATTGTATGGCTCTTCATTTCATTGCCTGAAACCGAGAAGCTGGATAAGTGATGAG GTTATTGATGCATTTTTGAACTGTGTAGTTGAGAAAGCAGATGGAAAG GTACAAGCCATCTCATCAGTAGTTTCCACTGTCATTCTCTCAGGCAGAGCTACACAAATGAAAGTGAAG agtGAATTACTTCAAAATGATATATTATTGCTTCCTTACCACACACCAGGTCATTGGGTTCTTGTG ATAGCCTTGATGAAAAAAAAGGAATTGTTAATAATTGACCCCTTGTGTGATGAGATCAGATATGAAAGAACATGCCTGAGGAATTGGAG AAACTTCATCAAACGATTAACTAGTAAATCCTCATCTGATTGGAACAGTAAAATTGTGCAGCATCCCAGACAAAGTGATGGCCACAGCTGTGGACCACTCATCTTAAAG TTTGCAGAAACATATTTGCAGCACAAAGACATCAGTACAGTGGAAACAACACAGAAGGCTAATACTGCGTTTAGAAGACATATAGCAATTCTTCTAATGAAGGAGTCAG cgtGGAGGACTACTGCATATACTGCAACCTTATTGACTGTGAAAAAGAAAGTGAGGATTGCACGATG GTCCAGTGTGATTCTTGCAAGAGGTGGGCACATATACCATGCATTACAGAAGGAACCAATCAAGAAAACCTCACATGTGAGAAGAAAGAGTACAAATGCAAGACATGTGCATAGTTCACttcattaccaaaaaaaaaaaaaagcaataaagaAAACCCATTGTTTAACTGCCTCTTGTTCAAAACATAATGCAACCCAAAGAAATATATTTCTATGTATACATCAGATTATAATAAATGTTTTTGATGTTAAATAA
- the LOC127033743 gene encoding uncharacterized protein LOC127033743 isoform X6, which translates to MNMKSRHDADIALALSNIAKAQEKQQRHYAKRKTSKYGEITFEVGDSVLLLNARQRTRKGGVLESKYRGPYKIMSVEGKRVKLQTISGKQLGTMYSIAHLKPVKEPTTLAAESTSEGKTGTEIGVGDTEPETPTEEIREVDGTVSHDSKVENIEVTAIEKEEYIGQDVSNNDTSDADDSFDDMLTEEVEDKQWLLKVKLVMTSKHTERLEAKVRNIKLYGSSFHCLKPRSWISDEIALMKKKELLIIDPLCDEIRYERTCLRNWRNFIKRLTSKSSSDWNSKIVQHPRQSDGHSCGPLILKFAETYLQHKDISTVETTQKANTAFRRHIAILLMKESAWRTTAYTATLLTVKKKVRIARWSSVILARGGHIYHALQKEPIKKTSHVRRKSTNARHVHSSLHYQKKKKAIKKTHCLTASCSKHNATQRNIFLCIHQIIINVFDVK; encoded by the exons ATGAATATGAAATCGAGACATGACGCTGACATTGCGCTGGCCCTAAGTAACATTGCTAAAgcacaagaaaaacaacaaagacaTTATGCTAAAAGAAAGACTTCTAAATATGGGGAAATAACATTTGAAGTTGGGGACTCTGTTCTGTTACTGAATGCTAGacagagaacaagaaaaggaGGAGTATTGGAATCTAAATATCGGGGACCATACAAAATTATGAGTGTTGAAGGTAAGAGAGTGAAATTACAAACCATCTCAGGGAAACAGTTAGGAACCATGTACAGTATTGCACACTTAAAACCAGTAAAAGAGCCAACAACATTAGCTGCTGAAAGCACATCAGAGGGAAAAACTGGAACTGAAATTGGAGTTGGTGACACTGAACCAGAAACACCCACGGAAGAGATTAGAGAAGTGGATGGCACTGTATCTCATGACAGCAAAGTGGAAAACATAGAGGTCACAGCAATAGAAAAAGAGGAATATATAGGGCAAGATGTGTCAAACAATGATACAAGTGATGCTGATGACAGTTTTGATGACATGCTTACAGAGGAAGTGGAAGACAAGCAATGGCTTCTGAAAG taAAATTGGTAATGAccagcaaacacacagagagactggAGGCCAAAGTGAGAAACATAAAATTGTATGGCTCTTCATTTCATTGCCTGAAACCGAGAAGCTGGATAAGTGATGAG ATAGCCTTGATGAAAAAAAAGGAATTGTTAATAATTGACCCCTTGTGTGATGAGATCAGATATGAAAGAACATGCCTGAGGAATTGGAG AAACTTCATCAAACGATTAACTAGTAAATCCTCATCTGATTGGAACAGTAAAATTGTGCAGCATCCCAGACAAAGTGATGGCCACAGCTGTGGACCACTCATCTTAAAG TTTGCAGAAACATATTTGCAGCACAAAGACATCAGTACAGTGGAAACAACACAGAAGGCTAATACTGCGTTTAGAAGACATATAGCAATTCTTCTAATGAAGGAGTCAG cgtGGAGGACTACTGCATATACTGCAACCTTATTGACTGTGAAAAAGAAAGTGAGGATTGCACGATG GTCCAGTGTGATTCTTGCAAGAGGTGGGCACATATACCATGCATTACAGAAGGAACCAATCAAGAAAACCTCACATGTGAGAAGAAAGAGTACAAATGCAAGACATGTGCATAGTTCACttcattaccaaaaaaaaaaaaaagcaataaagaAAACCCATTGTTTAACTGCCTCTTGTTCAAAACATAATGCAACCCAAAGAAATATATTTCTATGTATACATCAGATTATAATAAATGTTTTTGATGTTAAATAA
- the LOC127033743 gene encoding uncharacterized protein LOC127033743 isoform X4 — translation MNMKSRHDADIALALSNIAKAQEKQQRHYAKRKTSKYGEITFEVGDSVLLLNARQRTRKGGVLESKYRGPYKIMSVEGKRVKLQTISGKQLGTMYSIAHLKPVKEPTTLAAESTSEGKTGTEIGVGDTEPETPTEEIREVDGTVSHDSKVENIEVTAIEKEEYIGQDVSNNDTSDADDSFDDMLTEEVEDKQWLLKVKLVMTSKHTERLEAKVRNIKLYGSSFHCLKPRSWISDEVQAISSVVSTVILSGRATQMKVKIALMKKKELLIIDPLCDEIRYERTCLRNWRNFIKRLTSKSSSDWNSKIVQHPRQSDGHSCGPLILKFAETYLQHKDISTVETTQKANTAFRRHIAILLMKESAWRTTAYTATLLTVKKKVRIARWSSVILARGGHIYHALQKEPIKKTSHVRRKSTNARHVHSSLHYQKKKKAIKKTHCLTASCSKHNATQRNIFLCIHQIIINVFDVK, via the exons ATGAATATGAAATCGAGACATGACGCTGACATTGCGCTGGCCCTAAGTAACATTGCTAAAgcacaagaaaaacaacaaagacaTTATGCTAAAAGAAAGACTTCTAAATATGGGGAAATAACATTTGAAGTTGGGGACTCTGTTCTGTTACTGAATGCTAGacagagaacaagaaaaggaGGAGTATTGGAATCTAAATATCGGGGACCATACAAAATTATGAGTGTTGAAGGTAAGAGAGTGAAATTACAAACCATCTCAGGGAAACAGTTAGGAACCATGTACAGTATTGCACACTTAAAACCAGTAAAAGAGCCAACAACATTAGCTGCTGAAAGCACATCAGAGGGAAAAACTGGAACTGAAATTGGAGTTGGTGACACTGAACCAGAAACACCCACGGAAGAGATTAGAGAAGTGGATGGCACTGTATCTCATGACAGCAAAGTGGAAAACATAGAGGTCACAGCAATAGAAAAAGAGGAATATATAGGGCAAGATGTGTCAAACAATGATACAAGTGATGCTGATGACAGTTTTGATGACATGCTTACAGAGGAAGTGGAAGACAAGCAATGGCTTCTGAAAG taAAATTGGTAATGAccagcaaacacacagagagactggAGGCCAAAGTGAGAAACATAAAATTGTATGGCTCTTCATTTCATTGCCTGAAACCGAGAAGCTGGATAAGTGATGAG GTACAAGCCATCTCATCAGTAGTTTCCACTGTCATTCTCTCAGGCAGAGCTACACAAATGAAAGTGAAG ATAGCCTTGATGAAAAAAAAGGAATTGTTAATAATTGACCCCTTGTGTGATGAGATCAGATATGAAAGAACATGCCTGAGGAATTGGAG AAACTTCATCAAACGATTAACTAGTAAATCCTCATCTGATTGGAACAGTAAAATTGTGCAGCATCCCAGACAAAGTGATGGCCACAGCTGTGGACCACTCATCTTAAAG TTTGCAGAAACATATTTGCAGCACAAAGACATCAGTACAGTGGAAACAACACAGAAGGCTAATACTGCGTTTAGAAGACATATAGCAATTCTTCTAATGAAGGAGTCAG cgtGGAGGACTACTGCATATACTGCAACCTTATTGACTGTGAAAAAGAAAGTGAGGATTGCACGATG GTCCAGTGTGATTCTTGCAAGAGGTGGGCACATATACCATGCATTACAGAAGGAACCAATCAAGAAAACCTCACATGTGAGAAGAAAGAGTACAAATGCAAGACATGTGCATAGTTCACttcattaccaaaaaaaaaaaaaagcaataaagaAAACCCATTGTTTAACTGCCTCTTGTTCAAAACATAATGCAACCCAAAGAAATATATTTCTATGTATACATCAGATTATAATAAATGTTTTTGATGTTAAATAA
- the LOC127033743 gene encoding uncharacterized protein LOC127033743 isoform X2 — translation MNMKSRHDADIALALSNIAKAQEKQQRHYAKRKTSKYGEITFEVGDSVLLLNARQRTRKGGVLESKYRGPYKIMSVEGKRVKLQTISGKQLGTMYSIAHLKPVKEPTTLAAESTSEGKTGTEIGVGDTEPETPTEEIREVDGTVSHDSKVENIEVTAIEKEEYIGQDVSNNDTSDADDSFDDMLTEEVEDKQWLLKVKLVMTSKHTERLEAKVRNIKLYGSSFHCLKPRSWISDEVQAISSVVSTVILSGRATQMKVKSELLQNDILLLPYHTPGHWVLVIALMKKKELLIIDPLCDEIRYERTCLRNWRNFIKRLTSKSSSDWNSKIVQHPRQSDGHSCGPLILKFAETYLQHKDISTVETTQKANTAFRRHIAILLMKESAWRTTAYTATLLTVKKKVRIARWSSVILARGGHIYHALQKEPIKKTSHVRRKSTNARHVHSSLHYQKKKKAIKKTHCLTASCSKHNATQRNIFLCIHQIIINVFDVK, via the exons ATGAATATGAAATCGAGACATGACGCTGACATTGCGCTGGCCCTAAGTAACATTGCTAAAgcacaagaaaaacaacaaagacaTTATGCTAAAAGAAAGACTTCTAAATATGGGGAAATAACATTTGAAGTTGGGGACTCTGTTCTGTTACTGAATGCTAGacagagaacaagaaaaggaGGAGTATTGGAATCTAAATATCGGGGACCATACAAAATTATGAGTGTTGAAGGTAAGAGAGTGAAATTACAAACCATCTCAGGGAAACAGTTAGGAACCATGTACAGTATTGCACACTTAAAACCAGTAAAAGAGCCAACAACATTAGCTGCTGAAAGCACATCAGAGGGAAAAACTGGAACTGAAATTGGAGTTGGTGACACTGAACCAGAAACACCCACGGAAGAGATTAGAGAAGTGGATGGCACTGTATCTCATGACAGCAAAGTGGAAAACATAGAGGTCACAGCAATAGAAAAAGAGGAATATATAGGGCAAGATGTGTCAAACAATGATACAAGTGATGCTGATGACAGTTTTGATGACATGCTTACAGAGGAAGTGGAAGACAAGCAATGGCTTCTGAAAG taAAATTGGTAATGAccagcaaacacacagagagactggAGGCCAAAGTGAGAAACATAAAATTGTATGGCTCTTCATTTCATTGCCTGAAACCGAGAAGCTGGATAAGTGATGAG GTACAAGCCATCTCATCAGTAGTTTCCACTGTCATTCTCTCAGGCAGAGCTACACAAATGAAAGTGAAG agtGAATTACTTCAAAATGATATATTATTGCTTCCTTACCACACACCAGGTCATTGGGTTCTTGTG ATAGCCTTGATGAAAAAAAAGGAATTGTTAATAATTGACCCCTTGTGTGATGAGATCAGATATGAAAGAACATGCCTGAGGAATTGGAG AAACTTCATCAAACGATTAACTAGTAAATCCTCATCTGATTGGAACAGTAAAATTGTGCAGCATCCCAGACAAAGTGATGGCCACAGCTGTGGACCACTCATCTTAAAG TTTGCAGAAACATATTTGCAGCACAAAGACATCAGTACAGTGGAAACAACACAGAAGGCTAATACTGCGTTTAGAAGACATATAGCAATTCTTCTAATGAAGGAGTCAG cgtGGAGGACTACTGCATATACTGCAACCTTATTGACTGTGAAAAAGAAAGTGAGGATTGCACGATG GTCCAGTGTGATTCTTGCAAGAGGTGGGCACATATACCATGCATTACAGAAGGAACCAATCAAGAAAACCTCACATGTGAGAAGAAAGAGTACAAATGCAAGACATGTGCATAGTTCACttcattaccaaaaaaaaaaaaaagcaataaagaAAACCCATTGTTTAACTGCCTCTTGTTCAAAACATAATGCAACCCAAAGAAATATATTTCTATGTATACATCAGATTATAATAAATGTTTTTGATGTTAAATAA